tggtgaaaaccatattacccttttatcttatgggtaagcaacatatgtcaaatcattcggaagaatcttcgggttcttatatgactatgcatatgacctttaagtatatattcgcattattaatgaaccaaaatggtctaactgattcatgccaaatgtaaacttctagtttactatacatttatcttcattatactaatctttgtgtagtacaatatataagaggctgtagatattttctctaaaatacttatactgctttgagaattatttctgattgaaatgtatatatcatttcgtttgcttattgtctcaacataagtgtctcaaaatctcatggatttactttgagaaaaattcatcaatcttagttttagtgtaaacataatcttctggatgtttgacttatcataaaaagtgagattctttaactcttcccctcgagatgataatactacaggtttatcaatctcgaatgtatctcattttcttaatcaacaccatatcctacatgggttatgtatttttcgtagatccttttaacttttgatacttataaaaatacaataccttaagaactttaaattgcattcttaagaactttaaattgaatttttatgtgcagtaatactatgtacacttctggagcatcatatagatcctctttttaagcattctataagtttttactaccttgtattgtacacacaataaattttctttcatcttcagatgaattcataatttcttttctttattaccatgtttattttctcaactttaagtgagagtatgagttctataaagaaactctttggaccTTGACCTCATTTATGCTTACGTCTAAAACCACTTTATGTTCATTTTCTTGACCAATGTTCACGTCTAAAAGGGTataaatgtcatattctcttcaggagaatgaatcataatcaactagacgtgatttatcaatagatatttttcaatatatatgcatcataaaaaatttattgaaaaaaatttacttttaaacttaacatccaacatagttggctttatttacagacttcaggtcttgtaatctttaaatgcaaaatacaaaatgagctttaggtaatcacttcaggtgataataccttttttttatatatatattattctccaaaacttatggatcttttagagtcaagctttaaacttaaaatccccaatataaatggtaataaaatcaaaatatttcaaatatatataaatatgtattaacaaaggtgtcttattatatcagaaaataaataaaactttcatagtaattattatatagactatattattactctcatgctttttaacaaagtttaacctatcaatcaatttaatgaacaaatttatatcactgccaacttcatgcaaattgatttatctaatcaagtttgttaaacttgtatataaagcataaaaatacttatcttataaacagaagtatatcggcgatgaaagtttcagctgttcacgtttctgaattggctgataacttgtacatatctttccgagagaatacacaatcctgaaaactttaaattttgctcatataaacatggccattacattagtaaatatcaacatataatccaaattcttttatgatattagacCAAAGACTAATCGACTACAAAACTAACtgattacaaataatttcttttatgatgttagaccatgaatcataaagtatgtttccttaataccattaaaccatgaagcatattaaagtataataagcaaaatttaattcatcaaataactattattctcACGTATAGACaagcgttgatatatatatatatatatatatatatatatttttttttttttttttttagaatttcgcaattttaaaatgaaccatttattatgaacttcataatttaaaaaccgtttacattaatcatacaagcaataacaagtaaatataatgtaaacaaaCATAAGGCGATGTTAATGCCAAAATATTCATCAGTGGTTCctccaacaaaaataaaatacatagccgaaaaaatataaatcgcacataaaattaaagctaaGCGACTCACCTTCATTGCGATTGAAAAACCGAAATATGGTGATTTGAAATTTTGAGaggagatgaaatgttttggatgagtgAATGAAGTGaagaatgagttgtatttatagatgaaaatactGTTCATAGCCgtttgaaaaagagaaaaattttgaaaatttttctttgtgaccgttggggttaaatcgagtgcactaaaaatcagtctgaaaatatcgtattaaatgatcaatcaaatctattaaatttcataaaattttgataaaaataaaaattatggtgaataaatattttttgttatgataataaattatgcgacggctcagccggtcagtgcagaataataaataaattatacggcggctcggccgaccaattagcaataaacagaaaataaaggcggctcggccgtccaattaacaacaaacagaaaataaaggcggctcggccgtccagttaacaataaatagaatataaggcggctcggccgaccaataaattaattaaaatattaataaataatataggcggtattccggccattataatataatataaataatagtacaggcggtataccgaccattatagcagagtatatatgatacaataaattttaccgaattgcagaacgatcgtgctgataacgtattatgaaataacttataatttatagtatcgagaaatttaaataagagtagaatttaatacccgtatgaagcaaataacactaatataaaggagagagtttattataaggaggaagaagaagatgtaatgattctttgattataaactcttgttcttgttttttgtgtacaaaagagtgagatgagtgatggtatttatagtgaacaacaatacataaaataacaaagatggtgcttaatttggtaaatgagtgggtgatcatagtgcttgatgagtagatgatcatagtgcttgagttggtaaaagagtagatgatcatagtgcttgagtttggtaaagaagtgaatgatcatttcaatgcttatcTTATAACAAAATGCATTTAAAGAATTAATGTAGCTGTCTTTCTTGGAAAAGATTCCTTTGTGTTATAGTGTGTTTTACTTTTTGTAGAGATAATTTTCACATTTATAAATAAGAGTAGCAAAGCTGTTTCGGCTATGATGGAAACAAAGTCAAAGATGAAAACAAGATGCGCTGCATCGGaaagaaatataaaaccaaaacagaGCCAAAAACAGGGAAAGCAACAAAAAACCACAGTATGttggttttaaaatacttttcttGAAAGCCAACCCATCGGGACATAGTATTGTAGGAAAAATAAAGTACTGTTATAAATTATACTGTGGATATCTataaccggtccggtccatAACTGGCCCATACATGAGAGAGAGAAAGCCGGCGcctagagagagagtcggccaaccctactttccttttccttattactttatgatttgtactcttttaatatttgtatttcattTTCTCTAGTCTTTCTATTATTCTATGACGATAtaattccatatatataaagggttccttatgtttatgaataatacagatTCTATTCTcttgtttcacaacacgttatcagcacgattactctaaaccctaagctaaACAAACCCTAGCCGGCGAATCCATAATCCCCTCGACGATAAACCCTAACCGTTGAGAACTCCCGATCACGAAACCTAAACCTAATACTCATCCTGTTCCCGTTCGTGACACGATCCCAGCTCACGACCTCAGACTGTCTCAGCTCGATCCCGAGACACGATCTCAGCCAGCTCGCGATAGACGACTCGATACCGCTCGCGATAACAGCCTGTTTACGTTCGTGATCAGACGATCTCAGCTTCAGCTTGCGTTCCCGATACCAGCAAGGACAGCTCACGATACGTTCCAGCGCTAGACGACTTCAGCTCGTTCGTGTATCAATCTCAACGTTCAGCTTGCGATCCTCATCTCattggtggtccattcaaccctacttgaggttaaggtaatccttaaaccctaatcgaaaccctagggtaatagatcaaaactccaatgagtaaatcgaagctcataatcataagttcgaTTCCCTAAACTCCAATTGATCTAATGATCAAAATCGTTTTCCTAATATCTTTAGCCGCATACATGCATAATGCATTTGCATGAAATCgattaaaaccctaaagctaatgcataatcgattttatccaaaccctaattaatctttgaaatcaaaattgattgtttgaatgattgtatgtttggatatagtatgctagccttgattaattaaaaccgtaTTGAATTTGATCACATATAAatcgattgctaggattgataatctcattcttgaatttggttgtttgaattgataaaaccgattgaatgattttcaaattgaagtcatattgattgtttgatcgaaaccctaatgtcttgaaattaaaatcgaatactatcttgtttgattgattaaaaccgaatgcttgaattgaaatagaaatcgcTAGCTAGGTTAAATGATTTATGAATTCTCGTCCTGATAATGATCCGGCTAGTATTGATAGTTTTCATACATTCTCTAATGAACCCTAATTGATGCATTGCTCGACAgtttgattgcaattacacattAAACTCTTAGAAAACCGTTTGCTAAGATTTAAAACGAATGACCATTGTATTGATTGCATTGAAACCGTTTGCTAAGATTgtagccgtgcggcttgtttgcATCATGCATGCATAATAGTACGAGCTGATTGCATATAGAATCCGAATGCTAAGATTGAACATGTATGCATCATATACGAATGACCTATTTGCATCATACCTAGAATCTGGATTGCTTGAGCATATTGATTGCATTCGCTTGAAcacttttaaatctaaattatgaaacatatgGTTTCAGATGTCAAAAATCAAGAACTTGTATTTTGCTGCTCTAAATCTCTttggagataattacttgcagtggacacttgatgctaagatcatcctaaaatccAAGGaactcggtgaatgtatcatcgagggcaataatgcaagtgagaaagatTGATATGGAGCTATATTAAGTATACACCATCATCTaattgagagtctcaaagatcagtatttgactattaagaatcctctagacctttggacagagttgaaaacgagatatgatcaccagagaacggtgttattaccaaaggctacgTATGATTGGAGAAATCTCAGAATCTAGGACTTCAAGTCggtggacgagtataactcggccctgtttaaaatagtttctaaattgaaactgtgtggtaAGGATATAGcggataaggatatgcttgagaaaacatttttcaccttccacacaagcaatgtgttgttacaacaacagtaccgtgagaagggcttcacaacttatgctaatctgatctcttgtctcttgctcgctgagcagaacaatgaactgttgatgagaaacagtgaattgagacctcttggaacaaacccattacctgaggcacatgcggccgtagaGGATAAGAAAGAGTTGAACCATGTCCAGAGTGATAGCCAACACGGCCGTGGTCGTGAAAAATGGCATGGACGTGGTGGTCGAGGCCGAAACTCGTTTGGTCGAGGCCGAGGCAACTCATATGGCCGTGGCCAAGGAAACTCTTATGGAGGACGTGGTCATGGCCGAGGCCGTGGTACATCATTTAAACcacaaaactcgaccaaatccgtgtgccatagatgtggtatggataatcattgggctaagacatgtaggactcccaaacatctagttgacctctaccaagagagtttgaaagggaagaatcctgaagctcatatgacttatcaagatggtgaagatgatttcaatcatgaacgagacgatcttatggattatgaaacttcagattgtttaaaagaatgaagttgaattcgacatctatgttttgtgttctttgctttgtgttttccatgttttgattgctttgaacttattttattaatgaatgaaagtttttgatataaaagtcTCTAAAGCATCATgactatacgtcttgataatgctggtgagttcacgtcccaagcgtttaatgattattgtatgtccatgTGGGTAACTGTTGAACACtctgtggcacatgtacatacacaaaaCGGCTTAgccgaatcattcataaaacgaGTTCAACTAATAGCTAGACCATTACTTATGAGGTCTAAGCTTCCAGTCTCAGCTTGGGGACACGCGGTCTTGCACGCGTCCGAATTGATTCGTATAAGACTGTCTAGTGAACATAGATATTCCCCTTTacaattgcttacgggtcatgagccagacatatctcatcttaagacatttggcTGTGTCGTTTATGTGTTaattgcaccaccacagagaacaaagatgggaccttaAAGGAGGAtgagaatatatgttggatatgattctcccacgattataaaataccttgagccaactacgggtgatttatttaaggccaggtatgcggattgtcactttgatgaatccgaacatccaacattagggggagatagcagtaaactggtaaaagaaattacatggaatcaaacatccttatcttggcaagatcctcggactcaaagagtgtgatttagaagtccaaaatattatacatttacaaaagctagctaatcaattgccaaattcctttgctgacccgaaaagagtgattaagtcatatataccagctgctaatgcaccaataagaattgatgttcaagagggacacaatcaagttgctacagagtctagacaacgtttgaaacatggtagaccaataggttccaaagataagaaccctcggaaaactaagaaaggtgcagaTAATGAAACTGAGGTTGTTAAAACTCTAGACACGATCGCGGCCGTTCCTAAATCCCGGGACTTAGGTGCAGccgatcccaaaaccctaatagcgatcgcgaccgatcatgaatgcttagatgcggccggccctgatgtatgtaatactgattcttgggacaccaagattcaaggtactgaaggtcctgataataatgagatctcaataaattatgtcttgtctgggatacaatggaacagaaagaatgtcgacattgatgatatatttgcatacaaggtagcacttgaacttatggatttGAATGATGATCATGAACCTacgtctatttatgagtgcactcaacgatcagatcggatcaaatggaaagaagctataaacgtggagttaaaatctttaaagaagagagatgtcttTGGACCAATAGTCCGAACACCATATGATATTAAACCAGTCGACtataaatgggtctttgtgagaaaaaaaaatgaacacgGCGAGGTCGTTAGATATAAAacacggcttgttgcacaaggattctcacagagaccaggaatagattatgaggagacatactcccctgtggtggatgctactaatTTTAGATTCCTGATTAGTCTAGCTATAAGGGGGAAATTAGACTTgaggttaatggatgttgtaactgcatacttatatgggGCCCTGGATAAcgagatttatatgaaagtaccagagggtagagagttgaaaaacaaatcgagtactcgagaacaacactgtataaagtttaataagtcactttatggattgaaacaatcaggcagaatgtggtacaataggttaagtgagtacctagagagagaaggatACAAAAATGATCCGATCAGctcttgtatctttataaagaaattcggccagggctttgtgattatagcagtgtatgttgatgatttgaatatcctaggaacctctggagagatctcccaaacagttgaatatcttaagaaagaattcgagatgaaagatgttcgaaaaacaaagttttgtttgggattacagcttgagtaaataagagatggaatccttgtgcatcaaatggcatatacagaaaaagtactcaagagattgaATATGGCCGAGTCTCGCCCATTGTCTAGCCCCATGGTTGTGAGGTCTCTAGGCTTGGACACTGATCTGTTCCGTCCTAtgatggacgatgaagatgtcctaggtcccgaagtgccatatctcagtgccatatgagctttgatgtatctggctagtcacacacgaccaaatatatgttttgccgtgaacctactatctaggtttagctcttgtccgacccaaaggcacttgAACgagattaaacatgttcttcgttacctacaaggaacgaaagacttgggtctattttatactaaccaaaacaaagaaggtttagttggctttgctgatgcaggttatctttcggatccacacaatgctcgatcacagacaggctATGTTTTCACACATGTTGGAAcagccatatcatggcgttccatgaagcagGCGATCGTGGccacatcttcaaaccattcggaGATATTGGCtatacatgaggccagccgcgagtgtgtttggttgaggtcCATGACCCAACATGTACGAGTTGATTGTGGGATGTCCGAAGGCAAGGACGCAccaaccgtgatgtatgaggacaatgcaaCATTCATTGCTCAGCTTAAGGACGTCTACATCAAAGGAGACAGGACGAAGCACATCTTGCCTAAGTTATTCTTCACGCATGAACTACAGAAAACCGGCGAGGTCCAAGTGGTCCAAGTGTGTTCCAGTGACAACTCAGCTGATCTATTTACCAAGTCACTTCCTACTTCgacgttcaggaagctcacgcatcagataGGGATGCGTAGACTGAAAGACCTTCTGTGATATTcagaacagggggagtaatacgtgttgtacacTTTTTCCTTCActatggttttgtcccattgggttttcctggtaaggttttaatgagacaacatctaaagcgtattacaaactctgtatggttatgacatccaaggggagtgttataaatcatattgtggatgtccataaccggcccatacatgagagagagagagagagagccggcgcctagagagagagtcggccaaccctacttctcttttctttattagtttatgatttgtactctttccatatttgtattttcttttctctagtctttttattattttatgacggtgtaattccctatatataaattgctccttatgtttatgaataatacaaaAACATACATATTCTATTCTCTTGTTTCACAACAACAAGTACGCACCCAATTACTTAATAAACCACAAGTATGTTGGATACACCAACGTCCCCAAATATCAACTTACATAGACGTTATATTCTTGAGATGTCCATCGCGACGGTTAAATCCATCGCGTTTATCGTAGGCAACATTTATTGCACGTAAAGTGTCGATCATGACTACCTTCAGAACCTGGCGGGGCACATTTATTGGCTTCAAAAGCTCCTCATCCATCATCTTATCAATTTCTGCAGTCAACTGACGAAGCTTTCTGAATGCTTCTTCTTCACTAACTCCATATTGCTTCTTATAACAGTTGACCGAGCCCGTCAGATATCCTCTGCTCATGTCATCCTAATCATGTTACGTAAATGTTAAATGTATTATCAAACTAAAAGACCAAATGAATCATCGaaaaaatcaaatcttttaCTTACCTCATAGCCAAACATATCATTAGGTACTCGTGCTTTTGTGGTCATTGCTCTAACGAGTTTTTCTCTAGATTTCAACCACTCATAAGCTTCTTCCTTGCAGATATTCTCCATGGCCATCAAAACACATGCCAAAGTAAAAACTACAGCAATCTCGATTCCAGCAACGTCTAGGTATTCCTCAAAGCTAGGCAAGTGATCCACGCTTGCCCATTTGGCGAGTTGAAGGTTGCTTCTCATATATATCTTGAACTGGAATGACTCAAAAGTTTGAAGATGTATAGTTATTACTATAATTACGtcgtttccaaaaaaaaaatcattacgaTTGCTTACGTATTCAATTGTAACTTCCAAACTGTAAAGCCCTCCCAATTCTGACCCAatttctctttcaaattctTGGAATGTACCAAATACAAACTTAACCACTGATTTCAAATAATCTGGTAGTCCATCCATGGCATGATCCTCGAGATCCCACCTACGTTATCAATATGTATTAGTCATCATCATTTTTCTCTGTGATTTTTAATGTACAATATCAATACCCTGTATAGTATTTGTTGTAAGAAATTTGTTAAATTATCAATGTTTCAATCTACTTTTATGTAATAAGACATTAAGGtctctattaataaattacatatttacTAATTAATACTAAAACAGCAAATAAAATTTAAGGTTATTatgaaaataatcaatttttaatAAGAACTCAAAAGAgcctaaatttattaaaattaacaaaatagttTATCTAAACAACGTGATAtatgttgccaaaaaaaaaaacgtgataTATTTCCCCGATTTTCAGAGATTGAACCTATttttaaattagacttttatacATCTGGAAAACATTAGAAGAAATGTTAAACGACACTGGAGAAAACACAACATGGCGTATCAATTTCTGAAAAgctaaaataaaactattatgaGGAGTGGAAGCTACTTTAATAATACGACAGGGATAACGTACCTTCCAAAGATATCGACGAGGATTTCGACCTCCCGAAATGAAGCATATCTGTCGCACGTATCATCTAGGATAATTTGCATCGTGTAAAATTTAGTCAGAAAAATACTCACTCGTGAAAGTTTCGGCTCCAGGTATGTTAGCGTATGAAGGTCCAATTCCACGAGTATGTCTCTGTAGTAAGGTGCCAACTTAGAGTGAAAGTCTTGTTCCTTGTACCATCTTGCATACAAACATTAATATTACACCAAGCTGCAAAAGGtagatatattaaattataaca
This genomic stretch from Brassica napus cultivar Da-Ae chromosome C9, Da-Ae, whole genome shotgun sequence harbors:
- the LOC106416922 gene encoding terpenoid synthase 28-like; translated protein: MDGLPDYLKSVVKFVFGTFQEFEREIGSELGGLYSLEVTIEYVSNRNDFFFGNDVIIVITIHLQTFESFQFKIYMRSNLQLAKWASVDHLPSFEEYLDVAGIEIAVVFTLACVLMAMENICKEEAYEWLKSREKLVRAMTTKARVPNDMFGYEDDMSRGYLTGSVNCYKKQYGVSEEEAFRKLRQLTAEIDKMMDEELLKPINVPRQVLKVVMIDTLRAINVAYDKRDGFNRRDGHLKNITSM